TGTTGGAATGATGTTTCGAAAAAGGGTTTGTGCGCAATAGCAGCATTTATTTCTGCCATTTGTTTGAAACATATTCGTCCGCGTTCATCAACACAAGCTTCAGAAAATTTGTCCCAGATGTATTGAATTGCTGTTGCATTGGGATGTAACATATCTTCTGCATAAAACCGATAATCGCGTAATTCATCCAGCATAATTTCATAGGCGGG
This sequence is a window from Bacteroidota bacterium. Protein-coding genes within it:
- a CDS encoding GSCFA domain-containing protein, with product PAYEIMLDELRDYRFYAEDMLHPNATAIQYIWDKFSEACVDERGRICFKQMAEINAAIAHKPFFETSFQHQQFKKNMFEKSQSLQLTYPELDLSDAVGYFN